The following coding sequences lie in one Pseudomonas svalbardensis genomic window:
- the nfuA gene encoding Fe-S biogenesis protein NfuA, which yields MTAITITDAAHDYLADLLSKQNTPGIGIRVFITQPGTQYAETCIAYCKPGEEKPEDTALGLKSFTAYIDSFSEAFLDDAVVDYATDRMGGQLTIKAPNAKVPMVSADSPVNERINYYLQTEINPGLASHGGQVSLIDVVEDGIAVLKFGGGCQGCGQADVTLREGIERTLLERIPELKGVRDVTDHTQKENAYY from the coding sequence ATGACCGCTATTACCATTACCGACGCCGCCCACGATTATCTGGCTGATCTGCTCTCCAAGCAGAACACCCCAGGCATCGGCATCCGCGTCTTTATCACCCAGCCTGGCACCCAGTACGCCGAAACCTGTATTGCTTATTGCAAGCCGGGCGAAGAAAAACCCGAAGACACGGCGCTGGGGCTCAAAAGCTTCACCGCTTACATCGACTCGTTCAGCGAAGCTTTCCTGGACGATGCGGTAGTCGACTACGCCACAGACCGTATGGGCGGCCAGCTCACCATCAAGGCGCCAAACGCCAAAGTACCGATGGTCAGCGCCGACAGTCCGGTCAATGAGCGTATCAATTATTACCTGCAAACCGAGATCAACCCGGGGCTGGCCAGCCACGGCGGTCAGGTCAGCCTGATCGATGTGGTCGAAGACGGCATCGCCGTGCTGAAGTTCGGCGGCGGTTGCCAGGGCTGCGGCCAGGCAGACGTTACCTTGCGCGAAGGCATCGAGCGCACCTTGCTCGAACGCATTCCCGAGCTCAAGGGTGTTCGTGACGTCACCGACCACACGCAGAAAGAAAACGCCTACTACTAA
- a CDS encoding fatty acid cis/trans isomerase: MSYRVISMVLLFLSWGAAAQDPAISSAITYSRDIQPIFTEKCVACHACYDSACQLNLGSGEGAARGATKIPVYDGERRQAAAPTRLFYDAFGKGAWQQKDFYSVLDAQGSQAALMARMLEQGHKTPLQPNARLPEDIVLGLNRDNMCALPAEFDGYAKSHPKEGMPLAVTGLTDQQYQTLQRWLASGAPIDEQGLVPSAKEALQVVQWENLLNAPGARQSLVGRWLFEHWFLAHLYFKDGEPGHFFQWVRSRTPTGQPIDLINTRRPNDDPGTQVYYRLWPVQGVIVQKTHITYPLSAAKMARIKSLFYNGSWQVNALPGYGPERRANPFTTFEAIPAQARYQFMLDNAEYFVRTFIRGPVCRGQIATDVIRDNFWALFQAPEHDLYIIDPNYRGQATPLLAMPGQNDDVGSVLSLWHDYRDKRNEYEALRRDSYADAPAPSWSTLWAGNDNALLTIFRHFDSASVNKGLIGDVPQTMWLFDFPLLERTYYQLAVNFDVFGNVSHQAQTRLYFDLIRNGAEQNFLRLMPADSRDDYLDDWYQSGGKFKMWLDYEAIDNDKPTALVLDEKDPKRDFALQLLARYGDLNAKPDPINRCDGAYCSRPNIDPALQSAEQALSRLTSRPAAGLKVIDQLPEAILLRIETAGGKREVYSLLRNRAHSNVAFLLGESLRYQPGLDTLTIYPGVLSSYPNFMFNIPAEQVPEFVDEMENAKDANRFEKIVERWGIRRSHPQFWFYFHDLSRYVHETEPVEEGVLDMNRYENL; this comes from the coding sequence ATGTCTTATCGCGTCATCAGCATGGTTTTGCTGTTTTTAAGCTGGGGCGCCGCCGCGCAGGATCCGGCCATTTCCTCTGCCATTACCTACAGTCGCGACATTCAACCGATCTTCACCGAAAAGTGTGTGGCCTGCCATGCCTGCTATGACTCCGCCTGTCAGCTCAACCTGGGCAGTGGCGAAGGGGCTGCCCGTGGCGCGACCAAGATCCCGGTCTACGACGGCGAGCGCCGCCAGGCTGCCGCGCCGACCCGGCTGTTTTATGACGCCTTCGGTAAAGGCGCCTGGCAGCAAAAGGACTTCTATTCGGTGCTCGATGCTCAGGGCAGTCAGGCCGCGTTGATGGCGCGGATGCTTGAGCAGGGCCACAAAACCCCCTTGCAACCCAACGCCAGGTTGCCGGAGGACATCGTCCTTGGACTGAACCGGGACAACATGTGCGCCCTGCCGGCCGAGTTTGACGGCTACGCCAAATCACATCCCAAAGAGGGCATGCCGCTGGCGGTCACCGGCCTGACCGACCAGCAATACCAGACGCTCCAGCGCTGGCTCGCGTCCGGCGCGCCGATTGACGAGCAAGGTCTTGTACCGAGCGCCAAAGAGGCGTTGCAGGTGGTGCAGTGGGAAAACCTGCTCAACGCACCGGGCGCACGGCAAAGCCTGGTGGGGCGCTGGTTGTTCGAGCATTGGTTTCTCGCTCACCTTTATTTCAAGGACGGTGAGCCGGGGCATTTTTTTCAGTGGGTACGTTCGCGCACGCCGACCGGCCAGCCGATCGATCTGATCAACACACGCCGCCCGAATGACGATCCGGGCACTCAGGTGTATTACCGATTGTGGCCGGTGCAAGGCGTGATTGTGCAGAAGACCCACATCACTTACCCGCTGAGCGCGGCGAAGATGGCTAGGATCAAAAGCCTCTTCTATAACGGCAGCTGGCAGGTCAACGCCTTGCCGGGCTACGGGCCGGAACGTCGGGCCAATCCGTTCACCACGTTCGAGGCGATCCCGGCCCAGGCGCGTTATCAGTTCATGCTCGATAACGCCGAATACTTCGTCCGTACGTTTATTCGCGGCCCGGTGTGCCGCGGCCAGATCGCCACCGACGTGATCCGCGATAACTTCTGGGCACTGTTCCAGGCGCCTGAGCACGACCTCTACATCATCGATCCGAACTATCGCGGCCAGGCCACGCCGTTGTTGGCGATGCCGGGGCAGAACGACGATGTCGGCAGCGTCCTGAGCCTGTGGCATGACTACCGCGACAAGCGTAACGAGTACGAGGCGTTGCGCCGTGACAGTTACGCCGATGCGCCGGCGCCGAGCTGGTCGACCTTATGGGCCGGTAACGATAACGCCTTGCTGACGATCTTCCGGCATTTTGACAGTGCCTCAGTGAACAAAGGCCTGATCGGTGACGTGCCGCAAACGATGTGGTTGTTCGACTTCCCGCTGCTGGAGCGCACCTATTATCAGTTGGCGGTCAACTTCGACGTGTTCGGCAACGTCTCCCATCAGGCGCAAACGCGCCTGTACTTCGACCTGATCCGCAACGGCGCCGAGCAGAACTTCCTTCGCCTGATGCCAGCCGACTCGCGGGACGACTACCTCGACGACTGGTATCAGAGCGGCGGCAAATTCAAGATGTGGCTGGACTACGAGGCCATCGACAACGACAAACCGACGGCACTGGTACTGGACGAAAAGGACCCGAAACGCGACTTCGCCCTGCAGTTGCTGGCCCGTTACGGCGACCTCAACGCCAAGCCGGATCCGATCAACCGTTGTGACGGTGCTTATTGCTCGCGGCCGAACATAGATCCGGCCTTGCAGAGCGCCGAACAGGCGTTGAGTCGCCTGACTTCGCGTCCGGCGGCCGGACTGAAGGTTATCGATCAGTTGCCGGAAGCGATCCTGCTGCGCATCGAAACCGCGGGCGGAAAGCGTGAGGTTTACAGCCTGCTGCGTAACCGGGCGCACAGTAACGTGGCGTTCCTGCTCGGTGAATCCCTGCGGTATCAGCCAGGGCTCGACACATTGACTATTTATCCGGGCGTGCTCAGCAGCTATCCGAACTTCATGTTCAACATTCCAGCCGAGCAAGTGCCTGAGTTCGTGGACGAGATGGAAAACGCCAAGGACGCCAATCGGTTTGAAAAAATCGTCGAGCGCTGGGGGATTCGCCGCAGCCATCCGCAGTTCTGGTTCTACTTCCATGACCTGAGCCGGTACGTCCATGAGACCGAACCGGTGGAAGAGGGCGTGCTGGACATGAACCGGTACGAGAATCTTTGA
- a CDS encoding cobalamin biosynthesis protein → MTEISTAPTLVVGLGCQRGCPVSTLRALLDQALQAHKIELHQIKALASIDLKREEPGLIELAKQLELPLMYFSSEQLAGYQPQLSHRSDIAFERTGCYGVAESAALALAEHLAQAPAKLLISRQKYAQATLALAGAA, encoded by the coding sequence ATGACTGAGATCAGCACAGCGCCGACGTTAGTGGTCGGCCTGGGCTGCCAGCGCGGCTGCCCTGTCAGCACGCTGCGGGCGCTTCTCGATCAGGCGTTACAGGCTCATAAAATCGAACTTCACCAGATCAAGGCCCTAGCCAGCATCGACCTGAAGCGCGAAGAGCCTGGCTTGATCGAACTGGCCAAACAGCTTGAGTTACCGTTGATGTACTTCAGCAGCGAACAATTGGCCGGTTATCAACCGCAACTCAGCCACCGCTCGGACATCGCGTTCGAACGCACCGGCTGCTACGGCGTCGCGGAAAGTGCCGCCCTGGCCCTGGCCGAACACCTGGCCCAGGCACCGGCAAAATTGCTGATTTCACGACAAAAATATGCCCAGGCCACCTTGGCATTGGCCGGCGCTGCATAA
- the cobM gene encoding precorrin-4 C(11)-methyltransferase, translating into MTVYFIGAGPGDPELITVKGQRLIRSCPVIIYAGSLVPAAVLEGHRAEQVVNSAELHLEQIIELIKSAHANGQDVARVHSGDPSLYGAIGEQIRYLRELDIPFEIIPGVTATAACAALLGAELTLPDVSQSVILTRYADKTAMPAGEELGSLAQHRATMAIHLGVNHLEKILAELLPHYGADCPIAVIHRATWPDQDWVVGTLEDIAAKVEAKGFRRTALILVGRVLGSDHFSESSLYRAGHAHLYRP; encoded by the coding sequence ATGACCGTCTACTTCATTGGCGCAGGTCCCGGAGACCCGGAACTGATCACCGTCAAAGGCCAACGGCTTATTCGCAGCTGCCCGGTGATCATCTATGCCGGCTCCCTGGTGCCCGCCGCCGTGCTGGAAGGCCATCGCGCCGAACAGGTGGTCAACAGCGCCGAATTGCACCTGGAACAAATCATCGAGCTGATCAAATCCGCCCATGCCAATGGCCAGGACGTGGCCAGGGTGCACTCTGGCGACCCGAGTCTTTATGGTGCGATTGGCGAGCAGATCCGCTACCTGCGCGAACTCGACATCCCGTTTGAAATCATTCCCGGCGTCACGGCCACGGCGGCCTGCGCGGCACTGTTGGGCGCGGAACTAACGTTACCGGACGTGTCGCAAAGCGTGATCCTGACCCGCTATGCCGACAAGACCGCGATGCCCGCCGGCGAAGAGCTCGGCAGCCTGGCGCAGCACAGGGCGACCATGGCGATCCATCTGGGGGTCAATCATCTGGAGAAAATCCTGGCCGAATTGCTGCCGCATTACGGCGCGGATTGCCCGATCGCGGTGATTCACCGGGCGACCTGGCCGGATCAGGATTGGGTGGTGGGGACGCTTGAAGACATTGCCGCGAAGGTTGAAGCCAAGGGGTTTCGGCGCACGGCGTTGATTTTGGTGGGCCGGGTTTTGGGCAGTGATCACTTCAGTGAGTCGTCGTTGTACCGCGCGGGGCATGCGCATTTGTATCGCCCATAA